A single Chitinispirillales bacterium DNA region contains:
- the infC gene encoding translation initiation factor IF-3 encodes MNEMIRYQQVRVIGPGNEQMGPMSSKEALSAAQDRGLDLVLISENASLPVCKIMNYGKYKYEQSKKQKENKKKQAKGNVKEIKLHSQTDKHDYDFKMKHAKSFLIKGHRVKITVVFRGRENMYKDLGLKVLEKVDEELRLLSNAEKQFFIEGRCMISNYIPDMKKIKQYEKEHPDEFPHLNKLEIPNEDENNQVE; translated from the coding sequence ATTAACGAGATGATTCGTTATCAACAGGTCAGGGTTATCGGTCCTGGAAACGAACAAATGGGACCTATGTCTTCAAAAGAGGCGTTATCTGCCGCTCAAGACAGAGGGTTAGATTTGGTTTTGATATCGGAAAACGCATCTTTGCCGGTGTGTAAAATTATGAATTACGGAAAGTACAAATACGAGCAGTCGAAAAAGCAAAAAGAAAATAAGAAAAAACAAGCGAAAGGCAATGTTAAAGAGATAAAACTTCATTCGCAAACCGACAAACACGATTACGATTTTAAGATGAAACATGCAAAATCGTTTTTGATTAAAGGGCATCGAGTGAAAATTACCGTCGTGTTTAGAGGACGTGAAAATATGTATAAAGATTTGGGATTGAAAGTGTTGGAAAAAGTCGATGAGGAATTGAGATTGTTAAGTAACGCTGAAAAACAATTCTTTATTGAAGGAAGATGCATGATTTCCAATTATATTCCGGATATGAAGAAAATTAAGCAATACGAAAAAGAGCATCCGGACGAATTTCCGCATCTGAATAAACTTGAAATTCCGAATGAAGACGAAAATAATCAGGTTGAATAA
- the rpmI gene encoding 50S ribosomal protein L35, which yields MPKMKTRKAAKKRFSITGTGKVRRNKAFANHILTKKSPKRKRNFRGSALVHPTQVKKIKAMIA from the coding sequence ATGCCAAAAATGAAAACCCGGAAAGCTGCTAAAAAGCGCTTCAGTATAACGGGAACAGGGAAAGTTCGACGCAACAAGGCGTTTGCGAATCACATTTTGACCAAGAAAAGTCCGAAACGCAAAAGAAATTTTCGCGGATCAGCGCTTGTTCATCCTACACAAGTAAAAAAAATCAAAGCAATGATTGCTTAA
- the rplT gene encoding 50S ribosomal protein L20, whose product MPRAKNRVASRARRKRILYAAKGYFGKRKNAIVSAMDAVWRAGVYAYRDRKQRKRQFRALWIMRINAAVREHGINYSTFVNGLKKNNIELDRKVLANLAVNDPEIFKVIVEKIKS is encoded by the coding sequence ATGCCGAGAGCAAAAAATCGAGTTGCTTCAAGAGCAAGGAGAAAAAGAATTCTGTATGCCGCTAAAGGGTATTTCGGTAAAAGAAAAAATGCAATCGTAAGCGCAATGGACGCCGTGTGGCGTGCAGGCGTGTATGCTTACCGTGACAGAAAACAAAGAAAAAGACAATTTAGAGCGCTGTGGATCATGAGAATCAATGCAGCGGTGCGCGAGCATGGGATTAACTATTCAACGTTTGTAAACGGTCTTAAAAAGAATAACATAGAATTGGACAGAAAGGTACTCGCAAATCTTGCGGTAAACGATCCTGAAATATTTAAAGTGATCGTAGAAAAAATAAAATCATAA
- a CDS encoding phosphoribosyl-ATP diphosphatase has product MKTFESLFNELETKIKNKDPNSSTFKEYEKGVHFIGKKIIEEAGEVWIASEYEGNEKTAEEMSQLIYHIQVMMLAKGITIDDIYRYL; this is encoded by the coding sequence ATGAAAACATTTGAAAGTTTGTTTAACGAATTAGAAACAAAAATTAAAAACAAGGATCCGAATTCGTCAACATTTAAGGAATATGAAAAAGGCGTTCACTTTATCGGAAAAAAAATAATAGAAGAAGCGGGCGAAGTATGGATAGCCAGCGAATATGAAGGAAACGAAAAGACTGCTGAAGAAATGTCGCAGCTTATTTACCATATTCAAGTAATGATGCTTGCAAAAGGTATTACGATAGACGATATTTATAGATATTTATAG
- the hisG gene encoding ATP phosphoribosyltransferase, translated as MLKIAIPNKGALSETTVDIIKKAGYKCQIYGKELVVRDSEHDIDFYFLRPRDIAVYIGNGILDLGITGRDLSVDSKAKYEEILPLNFGNSKFFYAVPNDSTLTVDKLNGKQIATAYPTIIEQDMKKRGFNFEIIKLDGAVEISVELGVADAIADVVESGRTLMEAGLKTIGEPIMESEAIIIAKNKNKLNEQTAKIFVKRIESVIIAKQFVMVEYDISKENIHKATKLTPGIESPTISPLNENGWFAVKAMVKFKGVNKLLDDLHDTGAKGIIVSEIKTCRL; from the coding sequence ATGTTGAAAATCGCGATCCCAAATAAAGGAGCATTGTCGGAAACGACGGTTGATATAATAAAAAAAGCGGGATATAAATGTCAAATATACGGTAAAGAATTAGTTGTACGCGACAGTGAACACGATATAGATTTTTATTTTTTACGTCCGCGCGACATCGCTGTTTATATCGGCAACGGAATTCTTGACTTAGGAATTACCGGACGCGATTTGTCAGTTGACAGTAAGGCGAAATACGAGGAAATACTCCCGCTGAACTTTGGAAACTCCAAGTTTTTCTACGCCGTTCCTAATGATAGTACGCTAACCGTTGACAAACTTAACGGGAAACAAATCGCTACGGCATATCCAACTATTATCGAACAGGATATGAAGAAACGCGGTTTTAATTTTGAAATAATAAAACTTGACGGAGCGGTGGAAATTTCAGTTGAATTAGGCGTTGCGGATGCTATCGCTGATGTCGTAGAAAGCGGAAGAACCCTCATGGAAGCCGGACTGAAAACGATAGGTGAACCGATTATGGAATCGGAAGCGATTATTATTGCAAAAAATAAAAATAAATTGAACGAACAAACGGCAAAAATTTTTGTTAAACGCATTGAAAGCGTAATTATCGCAAAACAATTCGTTATGGTTGAATATGACATATCAAAAGAAAATATTCACAAAGCGACAAAACTTACTCCGGGAATCGAATCGCCGACGATTTCACCGTTAAACGAAAACGGATGGTTTGCGGTAAAAGCGATGGTAAAATTCAAAGGGGTAAATAAACTTCTAGACGATTTGCACGATACGGGCGCAAAAGGAATCATAGTCAGCGAAATAAAAACTTGCAGGTTATGA